The proteins below are encoded in one region of Amycolatopsis acidiphila:
- a CDS encoding acyl-CoA dehydrogenase family protein has product MSFTESEERRALRKAVAELGRSYGHEYYTKLARSGGHTSDLWNEAGRLGYLGVAVPEEYGGGGAGIGDLAAVCEEFCAAGTPMLLMVVSPAICATVLARYGTDEQKRRWLPRFATGEVRMSFAITEPDAGSNSHRITTTARRDGADWILNGRKVFISGVDEAEAVLVVGRTEDAKTGKLKPALFIVPTNTPGFEYKQIEMDLVSADKQFGLFLDDVRLPHDALVGSEDAALAQLFAGLNPERIMGASFSIGIARYALEKGVEYAKQRSVWGAPIGSHQGLAHPLAQTKIELELAKLMTQKAAALYDSGDDFGAGEAANMAKYAGAEVAIKAVDTAIQVHGGNGMASEYGLGTLLGAVRVGRIAPVSREMVLNFVAQHSLGLPKSY; this is encoded by the coding sequence GTGAGCTTCACCGAGTCCGAAGAGCGCCGGGCGCTGCGCAAGGCCGTCGCCGAACTGGGCCGCAGCTACGGCCACGAGTACTACACGAAGCTCGCCCGCAGCGGCGGGCACACCAGCGACCTGTGGAACGAGGCCGGCCGGCTGGGCTACCTCGGCGTCGCCGTGCCGGAGGAGTACGGCGGCGGGGGCGCGGGGATCGGCGACCTCGCCGCGGTCTGCGAGGAGTTCTGCGCCGCCGGCACGCCGATGCTGCTGATGGTGGTCTCCCCGGCGATCTGCGCGACCGTCCTCGCCCGTTACGGCACCGACGAGCAGAAGCGCCGGTGGCTGCCCCGGTTCGCCACCGGCGAGGTGCGGATGTCGTTCGCCATCACCGAACCCGACGCCGGGTCGAACTCGCACCGGATCACCACGACCGCGCGGCGGGACGGCGCGGACTGGATCCTCAACGGGCGCAAGGTGTTCATCTCGGGGGTCGACGAGGCCGAGGCCGTGCTCGTCGTCGGCCGCACCGAGGACGCGAAGACCGGCAAGCTCAAGCCCGCGCTGTTCATCGTGCCCACGAACACGCCCGGCTTCGAGTACAAGCAGATCGAGATGGACCTCGTCTCCGCCGACAAGCAGTTCGGCCTGTTCCTCGACGACGTGCGGCTGCCCCACGACGCGCTGGTCGGTTCGGAGGACGCCGCGCTCGCCCAGCTGTTCGCGGGGCTCAACCCCGAGCGGATCATGGGCGCGTCGTTCTCCATCGGCATCGCGCGGTACGCGCTGGAGAAGGGCGTGGAGTACGCGAAGCAGCGCAGCGTGTGGGGCGCGCCGATCGGCAGCCACCAGGGGCTCGCCCATCCGCTGGCGCAGACGAAGATCGAGCTGGAGCTGGCCAAGCTGATGACCCAGAAGGCCGCCGCCCTCTACGACTCGGGCGACGACTTCGGCGCCGGCGAGGCCGCGAACATGGCGAAGTACGCGGGCGCGGAGGTCGCGATCAAGGCGGTCGACACGGCGATCCAGGTGCACGGCGGCAACGGGATGGCCTCGGAGTACGGGCTGGGTACGCTGCTGGGCGCGGTCCGCGTCGGGCGGATCGCCCCGGTCAGCCGCGAGATGGTGCTCAACTTCGTCGCCCAGCACAGCCTCGGCCTGCCCAAGTCCTATTAG
- a CDS encoding nucleoside deaminase codes for MDLDPARLLAVAREEALLGKSEGGVPIGAALFTVDGELLGRGHNRRVQDDDPSTHAETAAFRDAGRRAHYRDTVMVTTLSPCWYCSGLVRQFSIPHVVIGEARTFSGGHDWLAEHGVSVTVLDDPACVALMTEFIAEHPDLWFEDIGTSS; via the coding sequence ATGGATCTCGACCCGGCCCGGCTGCTCGCCGTCGCCCGCGAAGAAGCCCTGCTCGGCAAGTCCGAGGGCGGGGTCCCGATCGGCGCGGCACTGTTCACTGTGGACGGTGAGCTGCTGGGCCGCGGGCACAACCGCCGGGTCCAGGACGACGACCCGTCGACGCACGCGGAGACCGCCGCGTTCCGCGACGCGGGGCGCCGGGCGCACTACCGCGACACGGTGATGGTGACCACGCTCTCGCCCTGCTGGTATTGCAGCGGGCTGGTGCGGCAGTTCAGCATTCCGCACGTCGTCATCGGCGAGGCGCGGACCTTCTCCGGAGGCCACGACTGGCTCGCCGAACACGGCGTGTCCGTGACCGTCCTCGACGACCCGGCCTGCGTCGCGCTCATGACGGAGTTCATCGCCGAACACCCCGACCTGTGGTTCGAAGACATCGGCACCTCGTCGTAG
- a CDS encoding SDR family oxidoreductase, which yields MSLAGKTLIMSGGSRGIGEAIAVRAARDGANVALLAKTTEPHPKLPGTIYTAAKAIEDAGGHALPVVCDVRDDDAVAAAVAKTAEQFGGIDIVVNNASAIDLSPTEAIGMKRYDLMQDINARGSFLLSKLAIPHLRRAANAHILTLSPPIRLEPKWFEAGHLAYSIAKYSMSLVTVGLSAELRADGIAANSLWPRTTIDTAAIRNVVGAALANYSRTPEIMADAAYVVLNRPSTEATGNFYLDDEVLAAEGVTDLSKYRLCEREEDLQLDFWVERS from the coding sequence ATGTCGCTGGCGGGGAAGACGCTGATCATGTCCGGCGGGAGCCGGGGGATCGGGGAGGCGATCGCGGTGCGGGCGGCCCGTGACGGGGCGAACGTGGCGTTGCTGGCCAAGACCACCGAGCCCCATCCGAAGCTGCCCGGCACCATCTACACCGCCGCGAAGGCGATCGAGGACGCGGGCGGCCACGCGCTGCCCGTCGTGTGCGACGTCCGCGACGACGACGCCGTGGCCGCGGCCGTGGCGAAGACCGCCGAGCAGTTCGGCGGCATCGACATCGTGGTCAACAACGCCAGCGCGATCGACCTGAGCCCGACCGAAGCGATCGGCATGAAGCGCTACGACCTGATGCAGGACATCAACGCGCGCGGCTCGTTCCTGTTGTCGAAGCTCGCGATCCCGCACCTGCGCCGGGCGGCCAACGCACACATCCTCACCCTCTCCCCGCCGATCCGCCTCGAGCCGAAGTGGTTCGAGGCCGGGCACCTGGCCTACAGCATCGCCAAGTACTCGATGAGCCTGGTGACCGTGGGGCTCTCGGCGGAGCTGCGCGCGGACGGCATCGCGGCGAACTCGCTGTGGCCGCGCACGACGATCGACACCGCGGCGATCCGCAACGTCGTCGGCGCCGCACTGGCGAACTACTCCAGGACACCGGAGATCATGGCCGACGCCGCGTACGTCGTCCTCAACCGGCCGAGCACCGAGGCCACCGGTAACTTCTACCTCGACGACGAGGTGCTCGCCGCCGAAGGCGTCACCGACCTGTCGAAGTACCGGCTGTGCGAGCGGGAAGAGGACCTGCAGCTGGACTTCTGGGTGGAGCGGTCCTGA
- a CDS encoding TetR/AcrR family transcriptional regulator, protein MSTPAREPRQERSRTTRRRLIDAAVECLGELGWSGTTVAEIAQRAGVSRGAAQHHFRTREDLVTAAVEYLGEVQVAQLRLRAEQLPPGESRIEPVVDMLLNLYTGAMFRAALHLWVAASSDDALRAVLAPLEARVGREAHRVALELLGVDEAHPGVREMVQATLDLARGLGLANLLSDDERRRARIIHQWARVLGSSLPEPGDTPKRPRKREITGLAR, encoded by the coding sequence CTGAGCACCCCCGCCCGCGAGCCGCGGCAGGAGCGCAGCCGCACGACCCGGCGGCGGCTGATCGACGCCGCCGTCGAATGCCTCGGCGAGCTCGGCTGGAGCGGCACCACGGTCGCGGAGATCGCGCAGCGGGCCGGGGTGTCGCGCGGCGCCGCGCAGCACCACTTCCGCACCCGCGAGGACCTGGTGACCGCGGCCGTCGAGTACCTCGGCGAGGTGCAGGTCGCGCAGCTGCGCTTGCGTGCCGAGCAGCTGCCGCCGGGGGAGTCGCGCATCGAACCGGTCGTCGACATGCTGCTCAACCTCTACACCGGCGCGATGTTCCGCGCCGCCCTGCACCTGTGGGTGGCGGCGTCGAGCGACGACGCGCTGCGGGCGGTCCTCGCGCCCTTGGAGGCGCGCGTCGGGCGCGAGGCGCACCGGGTGGCGCTGGAGCTGCTGGGCGTGGACGAGGCCCATCCGGGCGTGCGGGAGATGGTCCAGGCCACCCTCGACCTGGCTCGCGGGCTGGGCCTGGCGAACCTGCTCTCCGACGACGAACGTCGCCGCGCGCGGATCATCCACCAGTGGGCGCGGGTGCTCGGTTCGAGCCTGCCGGAACCGGGCGACACGCCGAAGCGTCCCAGAAAGCGGGAAATCACCGGGCTCGCGCGCTAA
- a CDS encoding TetR/AcrR family transcriptional regulator, producing the protein MTVSLSAELWPDVQPDAARRLMLAAVESFAERGYHATTTRDIAAAAGMSPAALYVHFPSKAALLFAISQSGHEQTLTLVESVAGRAESPRERMRKIVEDFVAWHARRHTVARVVQYELQALPAQEYAVVADLRRRIEHLVREVIAEGVEKGEFSVGDLRTAARAVLSLGVDVARWYSDRMGKTPKALGREYGELVLRMLGAPA; encoded by the coding sequence ATGACTGTCTCGCTGTCCGCCGAACTGTGGCCCGACGTGCAGCCCGACGCTGCCCGCAGGCTGATGCTCGCCGCGGTCGAGTCCTTCGCCGAACGCGGCTACCACGCGACCACCACACGCGACATCGCCGCGGCCGCCGGCATGAGCCCGGCCGCGCTCTACGTGCACTTCCCGTCCAAGGCCGCGCTGCTGTTCGCGATCAGCCAGAGCGGGCACGAGCAGACCCTCACGCTCGTCGAGAGCGTCGCCGGGCGCGCGGAGAGCCCGCGGGAGCGGATGCGCAAGATCGTCGAGGACTTCGTGGCGTGGCACGCGCGGCGGCACACGGTGGCGCGCGTGGTGCAGTACGAGCTGCAGGCGCTGCCGGCGCAGGAGTACGCCGTGGTCGCCGACTTGCGGCGGCGCATCGAGCACCTGGTTCGCGAGGTGATCGCCGAGGGTGTCGAGAAGGGCGAGTTCAGCGTGGGCGACCTGCGGACGGCGGCGCGCGCCGTGCTCTCGCTCGGGGTGGACGTGGCCCGCTGGTACAGCGATCGGATGGGCAAGACCCCCAAGGCGCTGGGCCGGGAGTACGGCGAGCTGGTGCTGCGCATGCTCGGCGCCCCTGCCTGA
- a CDS encoding epoxide hydrolase family protein, with protein sequence MHPFRIDIPQARLDDLHARLDLTRWPDELPGVGWDHGVPLDYLKDLARHWRHEYDWRAQERRLNEFPQFRTEIDGQQVHFLHVRAPREDALPLIVTHGWPGSVAEFLQILEPLSQDFHLVVPSIPGYGFSGPTTEAGWDVFRVARAWAELMHRLGYDRYAAHGGDWGSQISRELGRLDAEHVTAVHVTMIGGLRDDEELSEDEQRRAATGARYQRELSGYSTIQSQRPQTLAYGLHDSPVGQLAWIAEKFFEWTDSASAPEDAVDRDQLLTNVMLYWLTGTAGSSARLYKESARVWRARPQPSATPTGVAVFPKDLVLPVRRLAEKTNNIVHWTEYDRGGHFAAMEQPELLVADIRKFLL encoded by the coding sequence ATGCACCCTTTCCGCATCGACATCCCGCAGGCCCGGCTCGACGACCTGCACGCGCGGCTGGACCTGACCCGCTGGCCCGACGAGCTGCCCGGCGTCGGGTGGGACCACGGCGTCCCGCTCGACTACCTGAAGGACCTCGCCCGGCACTGGCGCCACGAGTACGACTGGCGCGCCCAGGAGCGCCGGCTCAACGAGTTCCCGCAGTTCCGCACCGAGATCGACGGCCAGCAGGTGCACTTCCTGCACGTGCGCGCCCCGCGCGAGGACGCCCTGCCGCTGATCGTCACGCACGGCTGGCCCGGTTCCGTGGCGGAGTTCCTGCAGATCCTGGAACCTCTGTCGCAGGACTTCCACCTCGTCGTGCCGTCGATCCCCGGCTACGGCTTCTCCGGGCCCACCACGGAAGCGGGCTGGGATGTCTTCCGCGTCGCGCGGGCCTGGGCGGAGCTCATGCACCGCCTCGGCTACGACCGCTACGCCGCGCACGGCGGGGACTGGGGTTCGCAGATCTCCCGCGAGCTGGGCCGGCTGGACGCCGAGCACGTCACGGCGGTGCACGTGACGATGATCGGCGGCCTCCGCGACGACGAGGAGCTCAGCGAAGACGAGCAGCGGCGGGCCGCGACCGGGGCCCGGTACCAGCGCGAGCTGTCCGGCTACAGCACGATCCAGTCGCAGCGCCCGCAGACCCTGGCCTACGGCCTGCACGACTCCCCCGTGGGCCAGCTGGCCTGGATCGCCGAGAAGTTCTTCGAGTGGACCGATTCGGCGAGCGCGCCCGAGGACGCCGTCGACCGCGACCAGCTGCTGACCAACGTGATGCTGTACTGGCTGACCGGCACCGCGGGCTCGTCGGCCCGGCTCTACAAGGAGTCGGCGCGGGTCTGGCGGGCCCGGCCGCAGCCCTCGGCCACGCCCACCGGCGTCGCGGTGTTCCCGAAGGACCTCGTCCTCCCGGTCCGCCGGCTGGCGGAGAAGACCAACAACATCGTGCACTGGACCGAGTACGACCGCGGCGGGCACTTCGCGGCGATGGAGCAGCCGGAGCTGCTGGTCGCCGACATCCGGAAGTTTCTCCTCTAG
- a CDS encoding isopenicillin N synthase family dioxygenase: MGSVPLIDLAPWFDGTARDRADVAARVDRALQDSGFLLVTGHGVPDELRARTRELSRAFFALPQEVKARYSVSVGGRGWLPPGVEANGYAEGTETPPDLKESYSAGAEATVGIPEVDSFWFQPNVFPAEVPELAATAREYMTRMRSLSDELLTVFAAALDLEPAHFTRHTGHPTYTFNVNWYPPMTRVGTPESGQFRIGPHTDFGTVTVLDREAGVGGLQVCTSDGEWEDAPFDPAAFTINIGDLMARWTGDRWRSTRHRVLPPHASAPDEDLVSLIFFYETDHDARIDSLAPPRGRTSHPPVVASEYLRGKLDAITVG; the protein is encoded by the coding sequence GTGGGCTCGGTTCCGCTGATCGACCTGGCTCCGTGGTTCGACGGCACCGCACGCGACCGGGCGGACGTGGCGGCCCGGGTCGACCGGGCGCTGCAGGACTCCGGCTTCCTGCTGGTCACCGGGCACGGCGTGCCGGACGAGCTGCGGGCGCGCACGCGCGAGCTGTCCCGCGCGTTCTTCGCACTGCCGCAGGAGGTCAAGGCGCGGTACTCGGTGTCGGTCGGCGGCCGCGGCTGGCTGCCGCCGGGCGTGGAGGCCAACGGCTACGCCGAGGGCACCGAGACCCCGCCGGACCTCAAGGAGTCCTACTCGGCCGGCGCCGAGGCGACCGTCGGCATCCCGGAGGTCGACTCGTTCTGGTTCCAGCCGAACGTCTTCCCCGCCGAGGTGCCGGAACTGGCCGCGACGGCCCGCGAGTACATGACGCGCATGCGCTCGCTGTCGGACGAGCTGCTCACGGTCTTCGCCGCCGCCCTGGACCTGGAGCCCGCGCATTTCACCCGCCACACCGGCCATCCGACGTACACGTTCAACGTCAACTGGTACCCGCCGATGACCCGGGTCGGCACGCCGGAGAGCGGACAGTTCCGCATCGGCCCGCACACCGACTTCGGCACCGTCACGGTGCTGGACCGCGAGGCGGGCGTCGGCGGCCTGCAGGTCTGCACCAGCGACGGCGAGTGGGAGGACGCGCCGTTCGACCCGGCGGCGTTCACGATCAACATCGGCGACCTGATGGCCCGCTGGACCGGCGACCGCTGGCGCTCGACCCGCCACCGCGTGCTGCCCCCGCACGCGAGCGCCCCCGACGAGGACCTGGTGTCGCTGATCTTCTTCTACGAGACCGATCACGACGCCCGCATCGACTCGCTCGCCCCGCCGCGCGGGCGCACGTCCCACCCGCCCGTCGTCGCCTCGGAGTACCTGCGCGGGAAGCTCGACGCGATCACGGTCGGCTGA
- a CDS encoding purine-cytosine permease family protein: MATTAEAQPGRYGDKVVAVEPGGIEPVAAADKHGRPRQLFWTWSSPNLEFATIFVGVLGVSAFGLSFWQTLLAAVLGNALGALSHGILSARGPRHGVPQMVLSRLGFGYWGNLVPAALMSVTAGIGWFAVNSVSGAFALNTLTGLPVLPCLIIIVALQIGIAFFGHNLVQAYEKYIFGVLAVIFLIATVFTFAKAHPAAPGGGGGVGGFLLTTGAAFGYAAGWNPYAADYTRYLPAIARGRAVGWSAGLGLFVSCTVLMAAGAASATIGGTGAAASPTAAFTGHMPGWLSAITLLAIALGAVAANALNVYSGALAFLCLGIRLPLAWRRAIVALGFGAIGFVLAWAGLSDAGEAYENFLLVISYWISPWLAVVFADQYLRRGRAADTLLADRSRRGWAGLVSFLVGAVVSIVFFANQSLYTAPVPKAVPAIGDVTFFVGFVLAGGLYLLLGPRTRELRRRA, encoded by the coding sequence ATGGCAACCACGGCAGAGGCGCAACCGGGCCGGTACGGCGACAAGGTCGTCGCGGTCGAACCGGGCGGGATCGAGCCGGTGGCCGCGGCCGACAAGCACGGCCGTCCCCGGCAGCTGTTCTGGACCTGGTCCTCGCCGAACCTGGAGTTCGCCACGATCTTCGTCGGGGTGCTCGGGGTGTCGGCGTTCGGGCTGAGCTTCTGGCAGACGCTGCTCGCCGCCGTGCTCGGCAACGCCCTCGGCGCGCTCTCGCACGGCATCCTCTCCGCGCGCGGGCCCAGGCACGGCGTGCCGCAGATGGTGCTCAGCCGCCTCGGCTTCGGCTACTGGGGCAACCTGGTGCCCGCGGCGCTGATGTCGGTGACGGCCGGCATCGGCTGGTTCGCGGTGAACAGCGTGAGCGGCGCGTTCGCGCTCAACACCCTCACCGGGCTGCCCGTGCTGCCCTGCCTGATCATCATCGTGGCGCTGCAGATCGGGATCGCGTTCTTCGGGCACAACCTCGTGCAGGCGTACGAGAAGTACATCTTCGGCGTGCTCGCGGTGATCTTCCTGATCGCGACCGTGTTCACCTTCGCCAAGGCGCATCCCGCCGCGCCGGGCGGGGGCGGCGGCGTCGGCGGGTTCCTGCTGACCACGGGCGCCGCCTTCGGGTACGCGGCCGGCTGGAACCCCTACGCCGCCGACTACACCCGCTACCTCCCGGCGATCGCCCGCGGCCGCGCGGTCGGCTGGTCCGCCGGGCTGGGCCTGTTCGTCTCGTGCACCGTGCTGATGGCGGCGGGCGCGGCCTCGGCCACGATCGGCGGCACCGGTGCGGCGGCGAGCCCGACCGCGGCGTTCACCGGGCACATGCCCGGCTGGCTCTCGGCGATCACGCTGCTGGCGATCGCACTGGGCGCGGTCGCGGCCAACGCGCTGAACGTGTACTCGGGGGCGCTCGCGTTCCTGTGCCTGGGCATCCGGCTGCCGCTGGCCTGGCGCCGGGCGATCGTCGCGCTGGGCTTCGGCGCGATCGGGTTCGTGCTGGCCTGGGCGGGGCTCTCCGACGCGGGCGAGGCGTACGAGAACTTCCTGCTGGTGATCTCGTACTGGATCAGCCCGTGGCTGGCCGTCGTGTTCGCCGACCAGTACCTGCGCCGGGGACGGGCGGCGGACACGCTCCTGGCGGACCGGTCACGGCGGGGCTGGGCGGGGCTGGTCTCGTTCCTCGTGGGCGCGGTGGTGTCGATCGTGTTCTTCGCGAACCAGTCGCTCTACACCGCGCCGGTGCCCAAGGCGGTGCCCGCGATCGGCGACGTCACGTTCTTCGTCGGCTTCGTGCTCGCGGGCGGTCTGTACCTGCTGCTCGGCCCGAGGACGCGAGAGCTCAGGCGGCGAGCGTGA
- a CDS encoding SDR family oxidoreductase — translation MNSLKDRVAIVTGASRGIGLGVARELVQRGAKVCVTARKPEPLAEAVNELGGPDVAIAVPGKADDTDHQQEAVAKTIETFGRLDMLVNNTGINPAYGPVTDIDPAAAAKILGVNVLAPLSWIKLARDAWMGEHGGSVVNVASIAGLRASPGIGMYGVSKAALIRLTVELGVELGPKIRVNAVAPAVVKTKFATALYEGREEEVASHYPLKRLGVPEDVAAAVAFLLSDEAGWMTGQTIVLDGGSALGGGL, via the coding sequence GTGAACTCCCTCAAGGACCGCGTCGCGATCGTGACCGGGGCGAGCCGGGGCATCGGGCTCGGCGTCGCCCGCGAGCTGGTCCAGCGCGGCGCGAAGGTGTGCGTCACCGCCCGCAAGCCCGAGCCGCTGGCCGAGGCGGTCAACGAGCTCGGCGGCCCGGACGTCGCCATCGCCGTGCCCGGCAAGGCGGACGACACCGATCACCAGCAGGAGGCGGTCGCGAAGACGATCGAGACCTTCGGCAGGCTGGACATGCTCGTCAACAACACCGGGATCAACCCGGCCTACGGCCCGGTCACCGACATCGACCCGGCGGCCGCGGCGAAGATCCTCGGGGTGAACGTGCTGGCCCCGCTGTCGTGGATCAAGCTCGCCCGGGATGCGTGGATGGGTGAGCACGGCGGCTCGGTCGTCAACGTCGCCTCGATCGCCGGCCTGCGGGCCTCGCCCGGCATCGGCATGTACGGGGTGAGCAAGGCCGCGCTGATCCGGCTGACCGTGGAGCTCGGCGTGGAGCTGGGCCCGAAGATCCGCGTCAACGCCGTCGCCCCGGCCGTGGTCAAGACCAAGTTCGCGACCGCGCTGTACGAGGGCCGCGAGGAAGAGGTGGCGTCGCACTACCCGCTCAAGCGCCTGGGCGTGCCGGAGGACGTCGCCGCCGCGGTCGCTTTCCTGCTCTCGGACGAGGCGGGCTGGATGACCGGGCAGACGATCGTGCTCGACGGCGGCAGCGCGCTCGGCGGTGGGCTGTGA
- a CDS encoding acetyl/propionyl/methylcrotonyl-CoA carboxylase subunit alpha, producing MRNLLVANRGEIARRVFRTCAELGIARAAVFSDADADSPHVAEADTAVRLPGEAPADTYLRADLLVAAAKATGADAVHPGYGFLSENAGFAQAVLDAGLTWVGPPPAAIGLMGSKVEAKRIMAAAGVPVLAELDPATVTEDELPVLVKASAGGGGRGMRVVRELGELAGAVESARAEAASAFGDPAVFCERYLETGRHIEVQVLADTHGTVWAVGERECSIQRRHQKVVEEAPSPLVDDRMRAELFDAARKAAQAIDYVGAGTAEFLATNDGKFFFLEMNTRLQVEHPVTELVSGLDLVALQIRIAEGHRLPADPPQWTGHAIEVRLYAEDPAADWQPQTGTLRRFAVPGDVRVDSGVADGSVIGVHYDPMLAKVIAWAPGRAEAARKLAAALEAAEIHGVRTNRDLLVNVLRHPEFLAGNIDTAFFGRHGLATLAAPLGDERLAAVAAAFADAAANRAGSRFPGGWRNVPSAPQRKRYTAGEREHTVEYRDGKVEGEDITLVSATPDRVVLDVSGIRRGFDVARYPGLVCVGPVALTPVPRFTEPGATLAAGSLVAPMPGTVLRVAVAAGDTVAAGDPLLWLEAMKMEHRISAPADGVVAELPVAVGRQVEVGAVLAVVSPKEEQ from the coding sequence ATGCGCAACCTGCTGGTCGCGAACCGGGGCGAGATCGCCCGCCGGGTGTTCCGCACCTGCGCCGAGCTGGGCATCGCCCGCGCGGCGGTGTTCTCCGACGCCGACGCGGACTCCCCGCACGTCGCCGAGGCCGACACGGCGGTCCGGCTGCCGGGCGAGGCCCCCGCCGACACCTACCTGCGCGCCGACCTGCTGGTCGCGGCGGCCAAGGCGACGGGGGCGGACGCCGTCCACCCCGGTTACGGATTCCTTTCCGAGAACGCGGGCTTCGCCCAGGCCGTGCTCGACGCCGGGCTCACCTGGGTCGGCCCGCCGCCGGCCGCGATCGGGCTGATGGGGTCGAAGGTCGAGGCCAAGCGGATCATGGCCGCCGCCGGGGTGCCGGTGCTGGCCGAGCTGGACCCCGCGACGGTCACCGAGGATGAGCTGCCCGTGCTGGTCAAGGCTTCCGCCGGGGGCGGCGGCCGTGGCATGCGGGTCGTGCGGGAGCTGGGCGAGCTGGCCGGCGCGGTGGAAAGCGCGCGCGCCGAGGCGGCGTCGGCGTTCGGCGACCCGGCGGTGTTCTGCGAGCGCTACCTCGAGACCGGGCGGCACATCGAGGTGCAGGTGCTCGCCGACACGCACGGCACGGTGTGGGCGGTCGGCGAACGGGAGTGCTCCATCCAGCGCCGTCACCAGAAGGTCGTCGAGGAGGCGCCTTCGCCGCTGGTCGACGACCGGATGCGGGCCGAGCTGTTCGACGCCGCCCGCAAGGCGGCGCAGGCCATCGACTACGTCGGGGCGGGCACGGCCGAGTTCCTCGCGACGAACGACGGGAAGTTCTTCTTCCTGGAGATGAACACGCGCCTGCAGGTCGAGCATCCGGTGACCGAGCTGGTTTCCGGGCTCGACCTGGTGGCGCTGCAGATCCGCATCGCGGAGGGGCACCGGCTGCCGGCCGATCCTCCACAGTGGACCGGACACGCGATCGAGGTGCGGCTCTACGCCGAGGACCCGGCGGCGGACTGGCAGCCGCAGACCGGCACGCTGCGCCGGTTCGCGGTGCCCGGCGACGTGCGCGTGGACAGCGGCGTCGCCGACGGCTCGGTGATCGGGGTGCACTACGACCCGATGCTCGCGAAGGTGATCGCGTGGGCGCCCGGCCGGGCGGAGGCCGCGCGCAAGCTCGCGGCCGCGCTGGAGGCCGCCGAGATCCACGGGGTCCGGACGAACCGGGACCTGCTGGTCAACGTGCTGCGTCATCCGGAGTTCCTGGCCGGGAACATCGATACGGCGTTCTTCGGCCGGCACGGCCTCGCCACGTTGGCCGCGCCGCTCGGCGACGAGCGGCTCGCGGCTGTCGCGGCGGCGTTCGCCGATGCCGCGGCGAACCGCGCCGGTTCCCGGTTCCCCGGCGGCTGGCGCAACGTTCCCTCGGCGCCGCAACGCAAGCGCTACACCGCCGGTGAGCGCGAGCACACGGTCGAATACCGGGACGGGAAGGTCGAGGGCGAGGACATCACGCTCGTCTCGGCGACCCCGGACCGGGTCGTGCTCGACGTGTCCGGGATCCGGCGTGGCTTCGACGTGGCCCGCTACCCCGGGCTGGTGTGCGTCGGGCCGGTCGCGCTGACCCCCGTGCCGCGGTTCACCGAGCCGGGCGCCACGCTGGCCGCGGGCTCGCTGGTCGCCCCGATGCCGGGCACCGTGCTGCGGGTCGCGGTCGCCGCCGGGGACACCGTTGCCGCCGGAGACCCGTTGCTGTGGCTGGAAGCCATGAAGATGGAACACCGCATCAGCGCGCCCGCCGACGGGGTGGTCGCGGAACTGCCCGTGGCCGTGGGGCGCCAGGTCGAGGTCGGCGCCGTGCTCGCCGTCGTGAGTCCGAAGGAGGAGCAGTGA